AGGGTATATTCCTCAGTCAAATAGTTTTGATCCAAGGTTTCCTGCAACAGTAAAGGAAATAATACAATTGGGTTCTGTTGGTGGGAAAGCTTTTGATGAAAAAAAAGTTAAAGAATTGATAGAATTGACAGGTATTACAGCATATCTTGACAAAAGAATCGGCGATTTGTCAGGAGGACAGCAACAAAGGGTCATGATAACTAAAGCACTTATTCATGATCCAGAATTGCTGATTTTGGACGAACCGGATACAGCTATAGATGCGGCCGTATTGAAATTATTCTACAAACTTTTGACAAAACTAAACAAGGAAAGAAAAATAACCATAATTTGGTCTTCACATGATCTAGATGCTGTGAGTTTGCTTTCAAATAAGGTGGCTTGCCTTTATCGA
This Candidatus Nitrosocosmicus oleophilus DNA region includes the following protein-coding sequences:
- a CDS encoding metal ABC transporter ATP-binding protein → MQKIASTPLVKINNVSFRNGSEVILDNVSFEIDRGDFLGIIGPNGAGKTTLFKCLLGLNKEYTGNIRLFDKDIRNHAKEIYKKIGYIPQSNSFDPRFPATVKEIIQLGSVGGKAFDEKKVKELIELTGITAYLDKRIGDLSGGQQQRVMITKALIHDPELLILDEPDTAIDAAVLKLFYKLLTKLNKERKITIIWSSHDLDAVSLLSNKVACLYRKLFFHGISEDFFSNESNLKTFAESSMHIHIKSHSH